The following proteins come from a genomic window of Aspergillus oryzae RIB40 DNA, chromosome 4:
- the phoB gene encoding regulatory cyclin phoB (cyclin), translated as MRQGMRPFLAAAAQGFAARAPTWWYRWAEMLVSSPSPSSALRPSPSSPPTRPPPSLSSPPLPRHSSTTISHSQHYEPAGNPTAAPGSHFSPRSSRVAIEELRSALNRHTVASSPPGPSGDLPRGRMSAGLTSLGGGNSTAASTAESAAAAAAAANTNTNPSGAPCYTHNNSPPAVTQSQASAPAPTQHPVAASMPAPNSNGAGSNKRNSPNDPIANGGLTSGIGSTDLEGSQSKRLRPSNPAVKLLPAQYELADPRDIVVLISSMLMELIRFNDKIPLHQGRLTRFHSRSPPRISVNDYLQRLTTHATLSPPILLSMVYYIDRLCALYPAFTVSSLTIHRFLIASATVASKGLSDSFWTNKTYARVGGISMTELALLELEFLFRVEWRIVPQPEVLEDYYQSLVERCEGYEIVRET; from the exons ATGCGCCAGGGCATGCGGCCATTcttagcagcagcagcacaaGGTTTCGCAGC TCGTGCGCCCACGTGGTGGTATCGTTGGGCGGAGATGCTAGTTTCATCgccctcaccctcctccgcCCTTCGCCCTtcaccctcctctcctcccactcgccctcctccctctctctcgtctcctcctcttcctcgtcactCGTCGACGACTATTTCACATAGCCAGCATTATGAGCCTGCCGGTAACCCGACAGCTGCGCCCGGTAGTCACTTCTCTCCTCGTTCTTCCCGTGTGGCCATCGAAGAGCTTCGTTCAGCTCTAAATCGACACACCGTTGCATCGTCCCCTCCGGGGCCCTCAGGGGATCTCCCTCGCGGTCGCATGTCCGCTGGGCTGACCTCCCTTGGGGGCGGAAACAGCACTGCCGCGTCTACCGCTGAAAGCGCCGCCgcagccgccgccgccgccaatACCAACACAAATCCATCAGGTGCCCCTTGTTATACCCACAATAACAGCCCTCCTGCTGTAACTCAATCTCAGGCCTCCGCCCCCGCTCCCACACAACATCCCGTGGCCGCCTCAATGCCCGCGCCAAATAGCAACGGCGCAGGGTCTAATAAGCGTAACAGTCCGAACGACCCTATCGCTAATGGTGGGCTTACAAGCGGGATTGGGAGCACGGATTTGGAGGGCTCGCAATCGAAGCGGCTGCGTCCATCCAACCCCGCAGTCAAGTTGCTGCCGGCTCAATATGAACTCGCTGATCCTCGGGATATCGTTGTGCTAATCTCCAGCATGCTGATGGAACTCATTCGGTTCAATGACAAAATCCCgctccaccaaggtcgaCTGACTCGCTTTCACTCccgatctcctccacggaTTTCTGTCAATGACTATCTGCAGCGATTGACCACTCATGCTACACTTTCACCTCCAATCCTGCTGAGCATGGTGTATTATATCGACCGCCTTTGCGCTCTTTACCCAGCCTTTACCGTCTCCAGTCTTACCATTCACCGATTCCTCATTGCCAGTGCAACAGTTGCGAGCAAAGGACTGAGCGATAGTTTCTGGACGAATAAGACCTATGCTCGGGTGGGCGGTATCAGCATGACGGAGTTGGCTCTTCTTGAGTTAGAGTTTCTATTCCGCGTAGAGTGGCGCATTGTTCCTCAGCCGGAAGTGCTTGAGGACTACTACCAGAGTCTAGTTGAAAGATGTGAAGGATATGAGATCGTACGCGAAACTTGA
- a CDS encoding uncharacterized protein (predicted protein), translating into MSTPIILTPRFEIRQLGPEHQDWANAIVIHSNVFCSPIWPNIYPTDKTRRLYQGFLSSEYLIAHQIASGLSYGVFDKEYKYKLPSSEQTGGKLHWDLNDETATNEQLVEQMDFPLVSVAMSYNGSNPLDLDRLKPLFGVLPLFPKMMQRLVEIDSRGEVTTHEGTLMRNGTSTRADYEGHGLMKRMAHWLMRDAARKGFKGIEIPCFHDAVIGVWSNPPAPFRGEIVAQLNIKDQEEVDEDGKKIKPYAHVDQRIAKIYVTLV; encoded by the coding sequence ATGTCAACCCCCATCATTCTAACCCCCCGATTTGAAATCCGCCAACTCGGCCCCGAACACCAAGACTGGGCCAACGCAATCGTCATCCACAGCAATGTCTTCTGCTCACCAATCTGGCCCAACATCTACCCCACGGACAAGACCAGGCGCCTTTACCAAGGCTTCCTAAGCAGCGAGTATCTAATCGCGCACCAAATCGCCTCGGGCCTGTCCTACGGCGTCTTCGACAAAGAATACAAGTACAAACTCCCCTCGTCCGAGCAAACCGGGGGTAAACTGCACTGGGACCTAAACGATGAGACCGCAACGAACGAACAACTCGTCGAACAGATGGACTTCCCACTGGTCTCGGTCGCGATGAGCTACAATGGATCCAACCCGCTGGATCTCGACCGGTTGAAGCCGCTGTTCGGGGTGCTGCCTCTATTTCCCAAGATGATGCAACGTCTGGTTGAGATCGATTCTCGGGGTGAGGTGACGACGCATGAGGGGACATTGATGAGGAATGGGACTTCGACGAGGGCCGATTATGAAGGGCACGGGCTGATGAAGCGGATGGCGCATTGGTTGATGCGCGATGCGGCGAGGAAGGGGTTCAAGGGCATTGAGATACCGTGCTTCCATGATGCTGTTATTGGGGTTTGGTCGAATCCACCTGCTCCCTTTCGGGGGGAGATCGTTGCTCAGCTTAATATTAAGGATcaggaggaggtggatgaggatgggaagaaAATTAAGCCCTATGCTCATGTGGACCAGCGGATTGCTAAGATTTACGTGACGCTTGTTTGA
- a CDS encoding putative tRNA-specific adenosine-34 deaminase subunit Tad3 (predicted protein): MYDSMDVQEILRGVEPLSGQVIPVRTVQEARPREEFGGSTPLPGWKLVVQLTIPSGCLCSRNQRERCFESDKGEPSMQTIFTLITPPLPEVETLQKLLAPFAPPSEIPSESTQGAGNIELQSIRVPLEPPLTVGQAEKWSKTMWPVVFNPATPRATLAPPPQTLTRVLDSIKPKAGRYLALARKVAYEAENSGLGRGVGAVVVDPELEAHIGATDEDVGIHWADAVVAVAGDVRYARREAGAMSESERQLGAGPNPNVETYNSDVEGGPELHALMRAADLVANARRKQDGNESNEQIPLNRLEKFFLSQSDVSGSEPLADSDDSSPVPGKYQKTDTGAIPKSTDSSQEPRLRSRAQGGYLCTDLDVYLTHEPCLCCSMGLLLSRFRAIIFPRQGRMVTGGLASEPVIAPAAVSDPADEADETSETTQDQDQDQQQLGDRKSIEHADPQEGRLYYGLHWRKELNWRALGFEFVEDGVTEKSAEEGLAFHA; the protein is encoded by the exons ATGTACGACTCAATGGACGTACAAGAGATACTTCGTGGCGTAGAGCCACTTTCTGGACAGGTTATCCCTGTTAGAACTGTTCAAGAGGCGCGGCCACGTGAAGAATTCGGTGGGTCAACCCCATTGCCAGGGTGGAAATTGGTTGTGCAATTAACAATTCCCAGCGGATGCCTATGTAGCAGAAATCAGCGTGAAAGGTGCTTCGAAAGTGATAAA GGAGAACCATCGATGCAGACAATTTTCACTCTGATTACACCTCCTTTACCCGAAGTGGAAACACTTCAGAAATTATTGGCTCCGTTTGCGCCACCATCAGAAATCCCGTCTGAGTCGACTCAGGGTGCAGGGAATATTGAACTCCAGTCTATTCGCGTCCCACTGGAGCCACCCTTGACGGTTGGGCAAGCCGAGAAATGGTCCAAAACCATGTGGCCCGTCGTCTTCAATCCTGCGACCCCTAGAGCGACCCTGGCACCACCTCCTCAAACCTTAACCCGTGTTCTCGACTCTATCAAGCCGAAGGCAGGACGCTATCTAGCCCTGGCGCGCAAGGTTGCCTATGAAGCAGAGAATTCTGGACTAGGACGCGGGGTTGGCGCAGTGGTTGTCGACCCAGAGCTCGAGGCTCACATTGGTGCGACCGACGAGGATGTAGGAATCCATTGGGCCGATGCTGTTGTGGCTGTTGCAGGTGATGTACGATACGCACGCCGAGAGGCCGGAGCAATGTCAGAGTCAGAACGACAGCTAGGTGCAGGGCCCAATCCCAATGTGGAGACGTATAATTCAGACGTAGAAGGCGGACCGGAGCTACACGCGCTAATGCGCGCAGCGGACTTGGTTGCTAATGCAAGACGTAAACAAGATGGAAACGAGTCCAACGAACAGATACCTTTAAATCGATTAGAGaagttttttctttctcaatcgGACGTCTCCGGTTCCGAGCCATTGGCGGATTCCGATGATTCGTCGCCCGTGCCGGGAAAGTATCAGAAAACAGATACCGGGGCCATCCCCAAATCTACCGACAGTTCTCAAGAGCCTCGACTTCGCTCGCGTGCTCAAGGCGGCTATCTCTGCACAGACCTTGACGTGTACTTGACGCATGAGCCTTGCCTTTGTTGCTCGAtgggccttcttctttcgcgCTTTCGGGCGATTATATTTCCCCGACAAGGACGGATGGTAACGGGAGGTCTGGCATCGGAACCTGTAATTGCACCAGCCGCAGTGTCGGACCCTGCCGACGAGGCGGACGAGACCTCTGAAACAACGCAGGATCAGGATCAGGACCAGCAGCAGTTAGGAGATAGAAAATCCATTGAGCACGCCGACCCCCAGGAAGGCCGGTTGTACTATGGATTGCACTGGCGGAAAGAGTTGAACTGGCGGGCCCTGGGGTTCGAGTTCGTCGAGGATGGAGTCACAGAGAAGAGTGCTGAGGAAGGCCTGGCCTTTCACGCATAA